One stretch of Pseudomonas sp. NC02 DNA includes these proteins:
- the kdpB gene encoding potassium-transporting ATPase subunit KdpB — protein sequence MNMPAKNAAPVKTQEPAKTAMSALWRPALVQAFVKLDPRQLQRSPVMLVVELTAILTTILCFVPEVAVPTYVSVQIAVWLWFTVLFANFAEALAEGRGKARADSLKAGSEGLSARRKEADGSFKVVPATSLRKGDVVRVVAGEMIPGDGEVIEGIAAVNEAAITGESAPVIRESGGDRSAVTGNTRLVSDWLMIRITANPGESTLDRMIALVEGAKRQKTPNEIALDILLIGLTLIFLLVVVTLQPFAHFANGNLPLVFLVALLVTLIPTTIGGLLSAIGIAGMDRLVRLNVIAKSGRAVEAAGDVHVLLLDKTGTITFGNRRCTNVIAAPGVSGKELAEGALLASLADDTAEGKSIVEYLRGQHPQAEPSTDELTSVPFSAETRLSGVDYQGRVFRKGAVDSLLAFIGLQRRDLQPALSREIDKIAQSGGTPLLVCADGKLLGAIHLKDVVKPGIRERFAELRKLGIRTVMVTGDNPLTAAAIAAEAGVDDVLAEATPEKKLARIRHEQNDGRLVAMCGDGANDAPALAQADVGMAMNDGTQAAREAANMVDLDSDPTKLLDVVQIGKELLVTRGALTTFSIANDVAKYFAILPALFASIYPQLGVLNVMHLQSPQSAILSAIVFNALIIVVLIPLALRGVRVQAASAAALLRRNLLIYGLGGIVVPFVGIKAIDMLLTALHLV from the coding sequence ATGAATATGCCTGCAAAAAACGCGGCTCCCGTGAAAACCCAGGAGCCGGCCAAGACCGCAATGTCGGCCCTGTGGCGCCCGGCGCTGGTCCAGGCGTTCGTCAAGCTGGACCCGCGCCAGCTGCAACGCTCGCCGGTGATGCTGGTGGTCGAACTGACCGCGATCCTCACCACCATCCTGTGCTTTGTGCCGGAGGTGGCCGTACCGACCTACGTCTCCGTGCAAATCGCCGTGTGGCTGTGGTTCACCGTGCTGTTTGCCAACTTCGCCGAAGCCTTGGCTGAAGGCCGCGGCAAGGCCCGCGCCGACAGCCTCAAGGCCGGCAGCGAGGGCCTCAGCGCCCGCCGCAAGGAAGCCGACGGCAGCTTCAAGGTCGTGCCGGCCACCAGCCTGCGCAAAGGTGATGTGGTACGCGTGGTCGCCGGGGAAATGATCCCGGGTGACGGCGAAGTCATCGAAGGGATTGCCGCGGTCAACGAAGCGGCCATCACCGGTGAATCGGCCCCGGTTATCCGTGAATCCGGCGGCGACCGCTCGGCCGTCACCGGCAACACCCGCCTGGTCTCGGACTGGTTGATGATTCGCATCACCGCCAACCCGGGCGAGTCGACCCTGGACCGCATGATCGCCCTGGTGGAAGGCGCCAAACGCCAGAAAACCCCCAACGAAATCGCGCTGGACATCCTGCTGATCGGCCTGACGCTGATCTTCCTGCTGGTGGTGGTGACCCTGCAGCCGTTCGCCCACTTCGCCAATGGCAACCTGCCGCTGGTGTTCCTGGTGGCGCTGCTGGTCACGCTGATCCCGACCACCATCGGCGGCCTGTTGTCGGCCATCGGTATTGCCGGCATGGACCGCCTGGTGCGTCTGAACGTGATCGCCAAATCCGGTCGCGCGGTGGAGGCGGCGGGGGACGTGCACGTGCTGTTGCTGGACAAGACCGGCACCATCACTTTCGGTAACCGTCGTTGCACCAACGTGATCGCCGCGCCGGGTGTCAGCGGCAAGGAACTGGCCGAGGGCGCGCTGCTGGCATCCCTGGCGGACGACACGGCCGAAGGTAAGTCAATCGTCGAATACCTGCGCGGCCAGCACCCGCAAGCCGAGCCGTCGACGGATGAGCTGACCTCGGTACCGTTCAGCGCGGAAACCCGCCTGTCCGGCGTCGACTACCAGGGCCGTGTGTTCCGTAAGGGCGCCGTGGATTCGCTGTTGGCGTTCATTGGCCTGCAACGCCGCGACCTGCAACCGGCGCTGTCGCGGGAAATCGACAAGATCGCCCAGAGCGGCGGCACTCCATTGCTGGTGTGTGCCGACGGCAAGTTGCTCGGCGCGATTCACCTCAAGGACGTGGTCAAGCCCGGCATCCGCGAACGGTTTGCCGAGCTGCGCAAGCTGGGGATCCGCACCGTGATGGTGACCGGCGACAACCCGCTGACCGCTGCTGCAATTGCCGCTGAAGCCGGTGTGGATGACGTGCTCGCCGAAGCCACCCCAGAGAAAAAACTCGCGCGCATTCGTCACGAACAGAACGATGGTCGCCTGGTTGCGATGTGCGGCGACGGCGCCAACGACGCCCCGGCGCTGGCCCAGGCTGACGTCGGCATGGCAATGAACGACGGCACGCAAGCCGCCCGTGAAGCGGCCAACATGGTCGACCTCGACAGCGACCCGACCAAGCTGCTGGACGTGGTGCAGATCGGCAAGGAGTTGCTGGTGACGCGCGGTGCGCTGACGACGTTCTCTATCGCCAACGACGTGGCCAAGTACTTCGCGATCCTGCCGGCGCTGTTCGCCTCGATCTACCCGCAACTGGGTGTGCTCAACGTGATGCACCTGCAAAGCCCGCAGAGCGCGATCCTCTCGGCCATCGTGTTCAACGCGCTGATCATCGTGGTGCTGATCCCGCTGGCGCTGCGCGGTGTGCGTGTACAGGCGGCGAGTGCGGCGGCGTTGCTGCGTCGCAACCTGCTGATCTACGGCCTGGGCGGGATCGTGGTGCCGTTCGTGGGCATCAAGGCGATCGACATGCTGTTGACCGCGCTGCACCTGGTTTGA
- the kdpC gene encoding potassium-transporting ATPase subunit KdpC, translated as MSNIIRPALSLLVLMSLITGVAYPLVVTGVAQVAFPDQANGSLVHDASGKVRGSSLIAQDFTGDGWFHPRPSAGAFATVSSSASNLGPSNPALAARVFDDAKKMLVPDQGPVPMALLTTSGSGLDPHLPPQAIAYQLARVAAARNLPVATLQRLMDEHIESPLVGPPVVNVLALNMALEKL; from the coding sequence ATGTCCAACATTATCCGCCCGGCCCTGAGCCTGCTGGTGTTGATGAGCCTGATCACCGGCGTGGCCTATCCCCTGGTTGTTACCGGCGTGGCGCAAGTCGCGTTCCCTGACCAGGCCAACGGCAGCCTGGTGCACGATGCCAGCGGCAAGGTTCGCGGTTCGAGCCTGATTGCCCAGGATTTCACCGGTGACGGCTGGTTCCACCCACGGCCATCTGCCGGTGCGTTTGCTACGGTTTCCAGCAGCGCCAGCAACCTCGGCCCAAGCAACCCAGCACTGGCCGCTCGTGTATTTGACGATGCCAAGAAAATGCTGGTGCCAGACCAGGGACCGGTGCCGATGGCATTGCTGACTACCTCCGGCAGCGGTCTTGATCCACACTTGCCACCGCAGGCAATTGCCTATCAACTGGCCCGGGTAGCTGCCGCGCGTAATCTGCCGGTGGCGACCCTGCAGCGCTTGATGGATGAGCACATCGAAAGCCCGCTGGTGGGGCCGCCGGTGGTGAACGTGCTGGCGTTGAACATGGCCTTGGAAAAACTGTAA
- a CDS encoding sensor histidine kinase KdpD — translation MSDSGRADALLADLPRDGRGRLKVFLGAAPGVGKTYAMLQAAHTQLRQGVRLIAGVVETHGRAETEALLSGLPQQPLLRSEYRGVMLEEMDLDGLLAAKPKLVLVDELAHSNAPGSRHEKRWQDIQELLSAGINVFTTVNVQHLESLNDQVRGITGVQVRETLPDWVLQEADELLLIDLPSRELLERLRDGKVYVPEQARAAIDAFFTQTNLMALRELAMQTAAAHVDDDLAQGYRQLGQAAPAVRGRLLVGVDGDAQAERLVRHASRVAQRRHLPWSLVHVDNGRVRDEQSRLRLQNAQQLAERLGGEVVLLRAGEVAKTLIQHAAERRASLILVGQSRPRWHRTVFGGGLASRLLRNARGLEINVLDSDEVPAPPRLPDVRGLVWFDYALAVVATVIAAAVAWGVASVLPLPNISLVFLAAVLLVAVRSSLGPALACAALSFLSYDFLFIPPNFSFAIQREEDVLTLLFFLLMAALTGNLAARQRRQLQALRDTQEETTELLDLSRKLTAATDRQAVISAAAHHLEGWSDLQLCLLNRDGQGDWKVETGGPITFTEAERAAADWAWQHDQPAGMGTGTLPFGRWWWWPLSSEEGPLGLLGVSPKAGLELSGQRRRLLTALSQPLAQALARAQLGQELEAARLHGETEQLRSALLASVSHDLRTPLTSMRGSIDSLLALGEAIPLEDRRELLEGTRDEAERLDRYIQNLLDMTRLGHGALKLARDWVSPGDIVGSSLGRLRAVLAPLQVITDVPPELPLLYVHAALIEQALVNVLENAARFSPPQGRLKLSAGVQDSQLFFAVADEGPGIPEEERAKIFDMFYTAARGDRGGQGTGLGLAICQGMVGAHGGHISVADGIEGRGTCITLFLPLQAQPGLESEP, via the coding sequence ATGAGCGACTCCGGCCGCGCCGATGCCCTGTTAGCCGATCTACCCCGGGACGGCCGTGGCCGGCTCAAAGTCTTCCTCGGCGCCGCGCCCGGCGTGGGCAAGACCTACGCCATGCTCCAGGCCGCCCACACCCAGCTGCGCCAGGGCGTGCGGCTGATTGCCGGCGTAGTGGAAACCCACGGTCGCGCCGAGACCGAAGCCTTGCTCAGCGGCTTGCCACAACAGCCGCTGCTGCGTTCCGAATACCGCGGCGTGATGCTGGAGGAAATGGACCTCGACGGCCTGCTCGCCGCCAAGCCCAAACTGGTGCTGGTGGACGAACTGGCCCACAGCAACGCCCCCGGCAGCCGCCACGAAAAACGCTGGCAAGACATTCAGGAATTGCTCTCGGCGGGCATCAACGTCTTCACCACGGTCAACGTCCAGCACCTGGAAAGCCTCAACGACCAGGTGCGCGGCATTACCGGCGTGCAAGTGCGCGAGACCTTGCCCGACTGGGTCTTGCAGGAAGCCGATGAACTGCTGCTGATCGACCTGCCATCCCGGGAACTGCTGGAGCGCCTGCGGGACGGCAAGGTGTACGTGCCGGAACAGGCCCGTGCTGCCATCGATGCCTTCTTCACCCAGACCAACCTCATGGCCCTGCGCGAGCTGGCGATGCAAACCGCCGCGGCCCATGTCGACGATGACCTGGCCCAGGGTTATCGCCAATTGGGCCAGGCCGCACCGGCTGTGCGTGGCCGCTTGCTGGTGGGCGTGGACGGCGATGCCCAGGCCGAACGCCTGGTGCGTCATGCCAGCCGCGTAGCCCAGCGTCGGCATTTGCCGTGGAGCCTGGTGCATGTGGATAACGGCCGGGTGCGGGATGAACAATCGCGCCTGCGCCTGCAAAACGCCCAGCAACTGGCCGAGCGCCTCGGTGGCGAAGTGGTGCTGCTGCGGGCGGGGGAAGTGGCCAAGACCTTGATCCAGCATGCTGCCGAACGCCGCGCCAGCCTGATTCTGGTGGGGCAATCGCGGCCGCGCTGGCATCGCACCGTGTTTGGTGGTGGCCTGGCGTCGCGTTTGTTGCGCAATGCCCGGGGCCTGGAAATCAACGTCCTCGACAGTGACGAAGTGCCGGCTCCGCCACGCCTGCCGGATGTGCGCGGGCTGGTGTGGTTTGACTATGCCCTCGCCGTGGTGGCAACCGTGATTGCGGCGGCGGTCGCTTGGGGCGTCGCCAGTGTTTTGCCTTTACCGAATATCTCGCTGGTGTTCCTCGCCGCCGTATTGCTGGTGGCGGTGCGCAGTAGCCTGGGGCCGGCGCTGGCGTGTGCGGCGCTGTCATTCCTGAGCTACGACTTCCTGTTCATCCCGCCGAATTTCTCGTTCGCGATCCAGCGTGAAGAAGACGTGCTGACGCTGTTGTTCTTCCTGCTGATGGCGGCGCTCACCGGTAATCTCGCTGCACGCCAGCGCCGGCAGTTGCAGGCGCTGCGCGATACCCAGGAAGAAACCACCGAGCTGCTCGACCTGTCCCGCAAACTCACCGCCGCCACCGATCGCCAGGCAGTGATCAGTGCCGCCGCGCATCATCTGGAAGGCTGGAGCGACCTGCAATTGTGCCTGCTCAACCGCGACGGGCAGGGCGACTGGAAGGTCGAGACCGGAGGCCCTATCACCTTTACCGAAGCCGAACGCGCCGCCGCCGACTGGGCCTGGCAGCACGATCAGCCGGCCGGCATGGGCACCGGCACCTTGCCTTTCGGGCGCTGGTGGTGGTGGCCGTTGTCCAGCGAAGAAGGCCCGTTGGGTCTGCTGGGGGTCAGCCCGAAGGCCGGGCTTGAACTGAGCGGCCAGCGCCGTCGCCTGCTCACGGCCTTGAGCCAGCCATTGGCTCAAGCCCTGGCCCGTGCGCAGCTCGGCCAGGAACTGGAAGCGGCACGCCTGCACGGTGAAACCGAGCAATTGCGCAGCGCCTTGCTGGCTTCGGTGTCTCACGATTTGCGCACACCGCTGACCTCCATGCGTGGCAGCATCGACAGCCTGTTGGCCCTCGGCGAGGCGATTCCCCTGGAAGATCGCCGGGAGCTGCTGGAAGGCACTCGCGATGAGGCTGAGCGCCTGGATCGCTACATCCAGAACCTGCTGGACATGACTCGCCTGGGTCACGGCGCCCTGAAGCTGGCGCGGGACTGGGTGTCACCCGGCGATATCGTCGGCAGCTCCCTGGGCCGCTTGCGTGCGGTATTGGCGCCGCTGCAGGTGATCACCGACGTGCCGCCCGAGCTGCCGCTGCTCTACGTGCATGCCGCGTTGATCGAGCAAGCACTGGTCAACGTACTGGAAAATGCCGCACGCTTCTCGCCGCCACAAGGCCGGCTGAAACTCAGCGCGGGCGTGCAGGATAGCCAGTTGTTTTTTGCTGTTGCCGATGAGGGACCGGGGATTCCCGAGGAGGAGCGGGCGAAGATTTTCGATATGTTCTACACCGCCGCCAGGGGGGATCGCGGCGGGCAGGGCACCGGGCTCGGCCTGGCGATCTGCCAGGGCATGGTCGGCGCCCACGGCGGGCATATCAGCGTGGCCGACGGCATTGAGGGCCGTGGCACCTGCATCACTTTATTCCTGCCATTGCAGGCCCAGCCTGGCCTGGAAAGCGAACCTTGA